In Arthrobacter sp. SLBN-83, one DNA window encodes the following:
- a CDS encoding response regulator transcription factor — protein MASPHPMTNNLPQLTHPDGSPIRALVVDDEPSLSELMSMGLRMAGWSVAVAGDGPTAVKLAKDFHPDVLVLDVMLPGFDGVELLGRIRAFAPEVPALFLTAKDAVQDRIVGLAAGGDDYVTKPFSMEEVLLRLHRLVQRSGVAAMDTAELVVGDLVLNVDTREVTRAGEEIQLTATQFELLRYLMENPKRVVSKAQILDHVWDYDFGGQANIVELYISYLRKKIEANHPPMIHTVRGAGYVIKPAD, from the coding sequence ATGGCATCCCCGCACCCCATGACCAACAACCTTCCGCAGCTCACCCACCCCGATGGCTCCCCCATCCGCGCCCTGGTGGTGGATGACGAGCCCAGCCTGTCCGAGCTCATGAGCATGGGGCTGCGCATGGCCGGCTGGTCGGTAGCCGTGGCCGGGGACGGACCCACCGCCGTCAAGCTGGCCAAGGACTTCCATCCTGACGTCCTGGTGCTTGATGTCATGCTCCCCGGGTTCGACGGCGTGGAGCTGCTGGGCAGGATCCGCGCCTTTGCGCCGGAGGTGCCTGCGCTCTTCCTGACGGCGAAGGACGCAGTACAAGACCGCATCGTTGGGCTGGCCGCCGGCGGGGACGACTACGTCACCAAGCCCTTCAGCATGGAGGAAGTGCTGCTGCGCCTGCACCGCCTGGTGCAGCGCTCCGGGGTGGCCGCCATGGACACCGCCGAACTGGTGGTGGGCGACCTGGTGCTCAACGTGGACACCCGGGAAGTCACCCGCGCCGGGGAGGAGATCCAGCTGACGGCAACCCAGTTCGAGCTGCTCCGCTACCTGATGGAGAATCCCAAGCGCGTGGTCAGCAAGGCCCAGATCCTGGACCACGTGTGGGACTACGACTTCGGCGGCCAGGCAAACATTGTGGAACTGTACATTTCCTACCTGCGCAAGAAGATCGAAGCCAACCATCCGCCGATGATCCACACCGTGCGCGGGGCGGGCTATGTCATCAAGCCCGCAGACTAG
- a CDS encoding bifunctional glycosyltransferase family 2/GtrA family protein yields MTLTDSTSGTLQDAAVAPPGPPSAGLPSTGLPSRGRAVRRAPVDTRTAVPVLDVTIPVFNEERDLEECLRRLHNHLRDSFPHSFRITVADNASTDGTLKIAERLAREFPELAVVHLDEKGRGNALRKVWLASPSPVLAYMDVDLSTDLAALPPLLAPLISGHSDLAIGTRLTRNSRVVRGPKREFISRSYNLMLHSFMGARFSDAQCGFKAIRADVAQQILPYTVDNSWFFDTELLVLAERCGLRVHEVPVDWIDDPDSSVDVVRTALADVRGMARLTRDLVYGRIPVPELRAALARGPLPASSREGEQTRGSSLFGQLVRFAVIGAASTLAYLLIFLFCRGFMDPQLANFLALLITAVANTGANRRFTFGIQGGNPVRHHFEGLIVFGIGLLLTSAALALVHSTTTPDRWAEVLTVVAANLGATAVRFLLFRLWVFRDKAPGTLSPGASDANSGTSAETRTGTTAEPTAENASATTSTETAAS; encoded by the coding sequence ATGACGCTCACCGACTCCACTTCAGGAACCCTGCAGGACGCCGCGGTGGCGCCGCCGGGCCCTCCATCTGCCGGACTTCCATCCACTGGCCTCCCTTCCCGCGGGCGCGCCGTACGCCGCGCGCCCGTCGACACCAGAACCGCAGTTCCCGTCCTTGATGTCACCATTCCCGTCTTCAACGAGGAACGCGACCTTGAGGAATGCCTCCGCAGGCTCCACAACCACCTGCGCGATTCTTTCCCGCACAGCTTCCGGATCACGGTGGCGGACAACGCCAGCACCGACGGAACCCTGAAGATCGCCGAACGGCTGGCACGTGAGTTCCCCGAACTCGCGGTGGTCCACCTCGACGAGAAGGGCCGCGGAAATGCCCTGCGCAAGGTATGGCTGGCGTCGCCGTCGCCCGTCCTGGCGTACATGGACGTGGACCTGTCCACCGACCTTGCCGCCCTGCCCCCTCTGCTGGCACCCCTGATCTCGGGGCACTCGGACCTGGCCATCGGCACCCGCCTCACCCGCAACTCCCGCGTGGTCCGCGGCCCCAAACGGGAGTTCATCTCGCGCAGCTACAACCTGATGCTCCACTCCTTCATGGGTGCCCGGTTCAGCGACGCCCAGTGCGGCTTCAAGGCCATCCGCGCCGACGTCGCCCAGCAGATCCTGCCCTACACCGTGGACAATTCCTGGTTCTTCGACACCGAGCTCCTGGTCCTTGCCGAGCGCTGCGGACTGCGGGTCCATGAAGTTCCCGTCGACTGGATTGACGACCCGGATTCAAGTGTGGACGTGGTCCGGACCGCGCTGGCGGACGTCCGCGGCATGGCCCGGCTTACCCGGGACCTGGTCTACGGCCGCATCCCGGTACCGGAGCTGCGCGCCGCCCTGGCGCGGGGCCCGCTGCCGGCGTCGTCGCGGGAAGGCGAACAGACCCGCGGCAGCAGCCTGTTCGGCCAGCTGGTCCGGTTCGCCGTGATCGGGGCCGCCTCGACCCTGGCCTACCTGCTGATCTTCCTGTTCTGCCGCGGCTTCATGGACCCGCAGCTGGCAAACTTCCTGGCGCTGCTGATCACTGCGGTGGCCAACACCGGCGCGAACAGGCGCTTCACATTCGGCATCCAAGGCGGCAATCCGGTCCGGCACCACTTCGAGGGCTTGATAGTTTTCGGCATTGGCCTGCTGCTCACCTCCGCAGCGCTCGCCCTGGTGCACAGTACGACGACGCCCGACCGGTGGGCGGAAGTGCTCACCGTAGTGGCGGCGAACCTTGGGGCCACGGCTGTCCGGTTCCTGTTGTTCCGGTTGTGGGTCTTCCGGGACAAGGCACCGGGCACGCTGTCTCCCGGCGCCAGCGATGCCAATTCCGGAACCAGCGCCGAAACCCGTACCGGCACTACCGCCGAACCCACCGCCGAGAACGCTTCGGCCACAACGTCAACAGAAACGGCAGCATCATGA
- a CDS encoding glycosyltransferase family 39 protein, translated as MTSTISPAGAGSPGSPQHPDAQHPDAQHPDSLHPPTGPAAGRTGTANPVSRKPMPRWTRHAFGNQARWVRPSAAGLLAATAVLYLWNLAATGYGNSFYAAAIQAGTKDWTAFLFGSLDAGNAITVDKPPAALWIPALAGRIFGFSPLSMLVPEALMGVAAVGFLYLAVKRVSGPAAGLLAGGALALTPVAALMFKFNNPDAMLTLCLVLAAYFTTRAIERAGWKWLVAAGAVIGLAFLTKMLQGFLIVPALGLAYLWAAPTSIRHRIAHLLGALGGIIVVAGSYVALFQLTPASERPYMAGSTTNSFLELTFGYNGLARITGSGEVMPGGGAGGAAGAAGGPAGGFGGGNSGFGGAAGLLRMFGTSFGGEVSWLLPAAMVLLVAGLWFTRREVRTSPSRASLILWGGWLLVTAGVFSFMSGIVHPYYSVALAPAIAALVGIGAVELWRGRAYWPARIVLAATVLGTSIWSSVLLGRDASWLPWLRVAVIILGVLAAAAILLRLDALGTAGRFRRAGAAAVVVVSLLAGGLGAGAWTVATAASAHSGSIPTSGPAGSAGAFGDRAAGFRGDRTDGRNSATDSATGTDGLDTMNGFGGAPDGGGDGAGGPGGAGGPGEGTPDAAVTALLKATSTKWSAIVSGASQAASLELATDTNVIALGGWNGGDPYPTLAEFQDMVAKGQIGYFIEGGAGGMGGGRMGGRGGNSEVAAWVQANFQAQTVGSSTVYQLTK; from the coding sequence ATGACCTCCACCATCTCGCCGGCGGGCGCAGGCTCCCCCGGCAGCCCTCAACACCCCGACGCCCAACACCCCGACGCCCAGCACCCCGACTCCCTGCACCCGCCCACCGGCCCCGCGGCAGGCCGAACCGGAACAGCGAACCCGGTATCGCGCAAGCCAATGCCGCGCTGGACCCGCCACGCCTTCGGCAACCAGGCACGCTGGGTGCGGCCCTCCGCGGCGGGGCTCCTCGCAGCCACGGCTGTCCTGTACCTGTGGAACCTCGCAGCAACCGGATACGGCAACTCCTTCTACGCCGCGGCCATCCAGGCCGGCACCAAGGACTGGACCGCTTTCCTCTTCGGCTCGCTCGACGCCGGAAACGCCATCACGGTCGACAAGCCGCCCGCCGCACTGTGGATCCCCGCCCTCGCCGGCAGGATCTTCGGCTTCTCGCCGCTGAGCATGCTGGTGCCGGAGGCACTCATGGGTGTGGCCGCCGTCGGGTTCCTCTACCTGGCCGTCAAACGGGTCTCCGGACCGGCGGCCGGCCTGCTGGCAGGCGGCGCCCTGGCGTTGACGCCGGTGGCGGCGCTCATGTTCAAGTTCAACAACCCGGACGCCATGCTCACCCTGTGCCTGGTCCTGGCGGCGTACTTCACCACCCGCGCCATCGAGCGGGCCGGCTGGAAGTGGCTGGTGGCGGCTGGAGCCGTGATCGGGCTGGCGTTCCTCACCAAGATGCTCCAGGGTTTCCTGATCGTCCCGGCGCTTGGACTGGCCTACCTGTGGGCGGCGCCCACCTCGATCCGGCACCGCATTGCCCACCTGCTGGGCGCCCTGGGCGGAATCATTGTGGTGGCCGGTAGCTACGTGGCGCTCTTCCAGCTCACTCCGGCTTCAGAGCGCCCGTACATGGCCGGCTCCACCACCAACAGCTTCCTGGAACTGACCTTCGGCTACAACGGCCTGGCCAGAATCACCGGTTCGGGAGAAGTCATGCCCGGCGGCGGAGCCGGAGGAGCTGCAGGTGCAGCAGGTGGGCCAGCTGGCGGCTTCGGCGGCGGCAACTCCGGCTTCGGCGGGGCTGCCGGCCTGCTGCGGATGTTCGGGACGAGCTTCGGCGGCGAAGTGTCATGGCTGTTGCCTGCAGCCATGGTCCTGCTTGTGGCGGGCCTGTGGTTTACCCGGCGTGAAGTCCGCACGTCCCCAAGCCGCGCATCCCTGATCCTGTGGGGTGGCTGGCTCCTGGTCACCGCGGGGGTCTTCAGCTTCATGAGCGGCATCGTCCACCCCTACTACTCCGTTGCACTGGCGCCGGCCATCGCGGCCCTGGTGGGCATAGGTGCAGTGGAACTCTGGCGCGGCCGCGCATACTGGCCTGCCCGGATTGTCCTGGCGGCGACCGTCCTGGGCACCTCGATCTGGTCCTCCGTCCTCCTGGGCCGCGACGCATCCTGGCTCCCCTGGCTGCGCGTGGCGGTCATCATCCTCGGTGTCCTTGCCGCCGCGGCAATCCTGCTCCGCCTCGACGCACTGGGCACTGCCGGACGGTTCCGGCGCGCCGGGGCTGCCGCCGTCGTCGTCGTATCCCTGCTGGCCGGCGGGCTTGGGGCGGGTGCCTGGACCGTGGCCACGGCTGCTTCCGCGCACTCAGGCTCCATTCCGACGTCGGGGCCCGCGGGTTCGGCGGGCGCTTTCGGTGACCGGGCAGCAGGTTTCCGGGGCGACCGGACCGACGGCAGGAACTCCGCCACGGACTCTGCCACCGGAACCGACGGACTCGACACCATGAATGGCTTCGGCGGCGCACCCGATGGCGGCGGGGACGGTGCCGGTGGCCCCGGTGGTGCGGGCGGTCCCGGTGAAGGAACCCCCGATGCCGCTGTGACTGCGCTGTTGAAGGCCACCAGCACAAAGTGGTCGGCCATCGTCTCCGGTGCCAGCCAGGCGGCAAGCCTGGAATTGGCCACGGACACCAACGTCATTGCCTTGGGCGGCTGGAACGGCGGCGACCCGTATCCCACTTTGGCCGAGTTCCAGGACATGGTGGCCAAGGGCCAGATCGGCTACTTCATCGAGGGTGGCGCCGGCGGCATGGGCGGAGGGCGCATGGGTGGCCGGGGCGGCAATTCCGAGGTGGCGGCCTGGGTCCAGGCCAATTTCCAGGCCCAGACCGTGGGCAGCTCAACCGTCTACCAGCTCACCAAGTAG
- a CDS encoding phosphatase PAP2 family protein → MSRVQARMDRWFKPYAALWLTLIIGGTIVVIMALAGAEVYDDVVGKDGLANLDVPALHYAESLRNPGLDAFVTGFTNIGGGVGMPILASILTAWLTFVTRTWRPLLLVGGAATVSILATTFGKKLVGRTRPDHADAVPPYEDSPSFPSGHTLNTTVVISVLLYVLCLQFHQLWVRVTAITAGVIFIIAMGLSRVFLGHHWLTDVMAGWTLGLAWVAIVILAHRLFHLLRRKQHAGPAPTFDRPVVRDVVLESVHDGGDAGKEGASGSRGKDTAG, encoded by the coding sequence ATGAGCAGAGTCCAAGCGCGGATGGACCGATGGTTCAAGCCCTATGCCGCCCTCTGGCTGACCCTGATCATCGGCGGAACGATAGTTGTCATCATGGCGCTCGCCGGCGCCGAGGTCTATGACGACGTAGTGGGCAAGGACGGGCTCGCGAACCTTGACGTCCCGGCCCTCCACTACGCGGAGTCGCTGCGAAACCCGGGTCTTGATGCCTTTGTCACCGGGTTCACCAACATCGGCGGTGGCGTGGGCATGCCGATCCTTGCCAGCATCCTTACCGCGTGGCTGACGTTCGTGACCCGGACCTGGCGGCCACTCCTCCTGGTGGGCGGCGCGGCAACCGTCTCCATCCTGGCCACCACTTTCGGCAAGAAGCTCGTGGGCAGGACCCGCCCCGACCACGCTGATGCGGTGCCGCCTTACGAGGATTCGCCGTCGTTCCCCAGCGGCCACACCCTCAACACCACGGTGGTCATCAGCGTCCTCCTGTATGTCCTTTGCCTGCAGTTCCACCAGCTTTGGGTGAGGGTCACGGCAATAACGGCCGGCGTGATCTTCATCATCGCCATGGGGCTGAGCCGGGTTTTCCTCGGCCACCACTGGCTGACGGACGTCATGGCCGGCTGGACGCTGGGGCTGGCCTGGGTGGCCATCGTGATCCTGGCGCATCGGTTGTTCCACCTGTTGAGGCGCAAGCAGCATGCGGGCCCGGCGCCCACGTTCGACCGTCCCGTGGTGCGTGACGTCGTCCTGGAATCCGTGCACGACGGCGGCGACGCCGGCAAGGAGGGCGCGTCCGGCAGCCGGGGCAAGGACACTGCTGGATGA
- a CDS encoding sensor histidine kinase: MSSLSGVPRPAGRSWFNPSTWHLRTRLILLSMALLVAISGAIGVVSYASMDVVLTNQLDAQLKLASRGRPPEGNPSGRPDPLDARGQSVGTLNARVVNGQVSREAGFLSSDATRISLTSRDVATLQALPHDGVPVDRELSNGDYRLMATQTPYGDVVITGLPLATKQSTEASLVLTMVLVSLGGLVLIGLAGTALIRRTMRPLEQLSDVATKVSKLPLDAGEVALAVRVPPSAAHPTTEVGSVGHALNLMLDNVSSALEARQRSEMKVRQFVADASHELRTPLTAIRGYTELMRMTEHLTEDGQKSLGRVQSQSERMTALVEDLLLLARLDEGKATETTDVDLTQLVIETVSDEKVMAPDHTWQLKLPDEPVTVRGDTTQLHQVLANLLSNARKHTPAGTTVTTGVMRSADGSVVVTVTDDGPGIPAEFQGSIFSRFTRADTARSGWEGSSGLGLSIVESIVAAHGGSVELVSRPGRTEFAVRLPAAGPAKA, translated from the coding sequence ATGTCATCGCTTTCCGGTGTCCCCCGGCCCGCCGGCCGGTCCTGGTTCAACCCCTCCACCTGGCACCTCCGCACCCGCCTGATCCTGCTCTCCATGGCGCTCCTGGTGGCGATCTCCGGCGCGATCGGCGTGGTCAGCTATGCCTCGATGGACGTGGTCCTTACCAACCAACTGGATGCGCAGCTGAAGCTGGCGTCCCGCGGCCGGCCGCCCGAAGGCAACCCCTCGGGCCGCCCCGATCCCCTCGATGCACGCGGTCAAAGCGTGGGAACGCTGAATGCCCGGGTGGTGAACGGGCAGGTCAGCAGGGAGGCAGGGTTCCTGTCCTCCGACGCCACCCGTATCTCCCTGACCTCACGTGACGTTGCCACCCTGCAGGCACTCCCCCACGACGGCGTACCGGTGGACCGCGAATTGTCCAACGGCGACTACCGGCTGATGGCCACCCAAACCCCTTACGGTGACGTGGTGATCACCGGCCTGCCGCTCGCGACGAAGCAAAGCACCGAGGCCTCGCTGGTACTGACCATGGTGCTGGTCTCGTTGGGTGGCCTGGTCCTGATCGGGCTTGCCGGTACGGCCCTCATCCGCAGGACCATGCGGCCGCTTGAGCAGCTGTCAGACGTCGCCACCAAGGTTTCCAAGCTGCCGCTGGATGCCGGTGAGGTGGCGCTCGCCGTGCGCGTGCCGCCCTCCGCAGCGCATCCCACCACGGAGGTGGGCAGTGTGGGCCATGCCCTGAACCTGATGCTGGACAACGTCTCCAGCGCGTTGGAAGCCCGGCAACGCAGCGAGATGAAGGTGCGCCAGTTCGTTGCCGACGCCTCCCACGAACTCCGAACTCCGCTGACCGCCATCCGCGGGTACACCGAGCTGATGCGGATGACCGAGCACCTTACGGAGGACGGGCAAAAGTCGCTGGGCCGCGTCCAGAGCCAGTCGGAGCGGATGACCGCGCTGGTGGAGGACCTGCTGCTGCTGGCCCGCCTGGACGAGGGCAAGGCAACCGAGACCACGGATGTGGACCTGACCCAGCTGGTCATCGAAACGGTCAGCGACGAGAAGGTCATGGCCCCGGACCACACCTGGCAGCTGAAGTTGCCCGACGAACCCGTCACGGTCCGCGGGGACACCACCCAGCTGCACCAGGTGCTGGCCAACCTGCTCTCCAACGCCCGGAAGCACACGCCGGCGGGCACCACCGTGACCACCGGCGTAATGCGCTCCGCAGACGGGAGTGTGGTGGTCACGGTCACCGATGACGGCCCGGGTATCCCCGCCGAATTCCAGGGCAGCATTTTCAGCCGCTTCACCCGGGCCGACACCGCCCGCTCCGGCTGGGAAGGGTCATCCGGGCTGGGCCTGTCCATTGTCGAATCCATCGTGGCGGCCCATGGCGGCAGCGTGGAACTGGTCTCGCGGCCCGGCAGGACCGAGTTCGCCGTACGCCTCCCTGCCGCGGGGCCGGCCAAGGCCTAA
- the upp gene encoding uracil phosphoribosyltransferase has translation MRTLVVDHPLVAHKLTVLRDKNTPSPVFRQLTEELVTLLAYEATREVRTEPVTIQTPVSTTIGTAFTKPTPLVVPILRAGLGMLEGMTKLVPTAEVGFLGMARDEETLDIITYAERLPEDLTGRQVFVLDPMLATGGTLREAIKFLFKRGASDVTCICLLAAPEGLAKLEEELGDANVHIVLASIDEKLNEKSYIVPGLGDAGDRLYGIAG, from the coding sequence ATGCGCACTCTCGTTGTTGACCACCCCCTGGTCGCCCACAAGCTCACCGTCCTGCGGGACAAGAACACGCCGTCGCCGGTTTTCCGCCAGCTGACGGAGGAGCTGGTGACTCTGCTGGCCTACGAGGCCACGCGGGAGGTCCGCACCGAACCCGTCACCATCCAGACGCCCGTCAGCACCACGATCGGCACCGCGTTCACCAAGCCCACGCCGCTGGTGGTTCCCATCCTGCGCGCCGGCTTGGGAATGCTGGAGGGCATGACCAAGCTGGTCCCCACCGCCGAGGTGGGCTTCCTGGGCATGGCCCGGGACGAGGAAACGCTGGACATCATCACCTACGCCGAGCGCCTTCCGGAGGACCTGACGGGCCGCCAGGTCTTCGTGCTGGATCCCATGCTCGCCACCGGCGGCACCCTGCGGGAGGCCATCAAGTTCCTCTTCAAACGGGGCGCGTCCGACGTCACCTGCATCTGCCTGCTGGCGGCCCCGGAGGGCCTGGCCAAGCTGGAAGAGGAACTGGGCGACGCCAACGTGCACATCGTCCTGGCCTCCATCGACGAGAAGCTCAACGAGAAGTCTTACATCGTTCCCGGCCTGGGCGATGCCGGCGACCGGCTTTACGGCATCGCAGGGTAG
- a CDS encoding winged helix-turn-helix domain-containing protein — MSVASGYVHISVRNAAKAGQPSGLRPGFGPRQALAPSTSGSSFPGQGFAPQGYNPNSYGQLRAVHPAESAPVTAPTPVIAGANAVRPVPNENVARGFVLYMGIDEETAAAAGTSIAKLAQEIRAYAQSLVSGAESYAAVAVAPAGTPGSALDVVRSTFGDPTVNSRQRTEAPRPAQQQEPRPSGVLIDLARREVHLDGESLNLTFKEFELLNYLVENGTRTVGRDELLEGLWRNAEEVPNERTIDVHIRRLRSKLGRLANTVRTVRGQGYRFYEHPEVVVWAAPEYSI; from the coding sequence ATGTCAGTAGCATCCGGATACGTCCACATCTCTGTCCGTAACGCAGCCAAGGCAGGGCAGCCCTCGGGCCTCCGTCCCGGTTTCGGCCCGCGACAGGCGCTCGCTCCCTCCACCTCCGGAAGCAGCTTTCCCGGCCAGGGCTTCGCCCCCCAGGGATACAACCCCAACTCCTACGGCCAGCTCCGCGCCGTGCACCCTGCTGAGTCCGCTCCCGTTACGGCCCCTACCCCGGTTATTGCCGGAGCAAACGCCGTACGTCCGGTACCTAATGAGAACGTGGCCCGCGGATTCGTCCTCTACATGGGCATTGACGAGGAAACCGCAGCCGCAGCCGGCACCTCCATCGCCAAGCTCGCCCAGGAAATCCGCGCTTACGCCCAATCGCTGGTCTCCGGCGCCGAGAGCTACGCCGCCGTGGCCGTGGCCCCCGCCGGCACCCCCGGTTCCGCGCTTGACGTCGTCCGCTCCACCTTCGGCGACCCCACCGTCAACTCCCGCCAGCGCACCGAGGCCCCCCGTCCTGCCCAGCAGCAGGAACCGCGCCCGTCCGGCGTCCTCATCGACCTCGCCCGCCGCGAAGTCCACCTCGACGGCGAATCCCTCAACCTCACCTTCAAGGAATTCGAGCTCCTCAACTACCTCGTGGAAAACGGAACCCGCACCGTGGGCCGCGACGAACTCCTCGAAGGACTGTGGCGCAACGCCGAAGAAGTGCCCAACGAGCGCACCATCGACGTCCACATCCGCCGCCTTCGCTCCAAGCTGGGCCGCCTTGCCAACACCGTCCGCACGGTCCGCGGCCAAGGCTACCGGTTCTACGAGCACCCGGAAGTTGTTGTCTGGGCCGCTCCGGAGTACTCGATCTAA
- a CDS encoding glyoxalase superfamily protein: MDWKLELVFVPVSDVDRAKDFYVNKVGFNADYDERPSDDVRFVQLTPPGSACSICMGEGLLDAPPGTGTTLQMVVDDIQKAHDHLKNNGVDVSDIEVLPWGHFVYFADPDGNKWAVQYIPWRNTGQDNSAQDAGQGNS; this comes from the coding sequence ATGGACTGGAAACTCGAACTTGTCTTTGTCCCTGTATCCGACGTTGACCGCGCCAAGGATTTCTATGTCAACAAAGTGGGTTTCAATGCCGACTACGACGAGCGGCCTTCGGACGACGTCCGCTTTGTCCAGCTGACGCCGCCCGGTTCTGCCTGCTCCATCTGCATGGGCGAGGGGCTCTTGGACGCTCCTCCCGGCACGGGGACCACCCTTCAGATGGTGGTCGATGACATCCAAAAAGCGCACGACCACCTGAAGAACAATGGCGTGGACGTCAGTGATATCGAGGTGCTGCCTTGGGGCCACTTCGTCTACTTTGCCGACCCGGACGGCAACAAGTGGGCCGTCCAGTACATCCCGTGGCGGAATACGGGGCAGGACAACAGTGCGCAGGACGCCGGGCAAGGCAACAGTTGA
- a CDS encoding glycosyltransferase family 39 protein, giving the protein MASQHTIAVNTAVRPGGNPLARRAGFALPDRAAFRRRLELAAVLAGTAVLYVWNLGASGWANAFYSAAAQAGSRDWAAWFFGSSDAANAITVDKPPAALWIMGLSVRIFGLSSWSILVPQALMGVGTAWLLYLAVRRAAAPAAGEVRLAHRAGLLAAAVLALTPVATLMFRFNNPDALLVLLMTAAAYGVLRAVQEDRLRWLLLAGVFLGFGFLAKQLQVLLVVPGFAVAYAVAGPSGMWRRLLRLVAAAAAMLVSAGWWLLAVELTPADRRPYIGGSQNNSILELTLGYNGLGRLTGDETGSVGGGNGWGVPGLFRMFNSEFGGQVAWLLPSALILAAGLLWVGRRAPRTDAVRASVIIWGSWVLVTGLVFSFMAGIIHPYYAVALAPGIAGLAGLGGVLLWQHRREAAACIFLAAAVAMAAVMAFYLLGTTSAYGPWVRWLVLTGGLAAAAGIGLNRFLGLRSVQRTTAALAVVASLAGPLAYSFTTAATAHSGAIVSAGPASGFGAGGRGPGGFSAAGRNTSGRGTGQGFPGQGFMGQGSAGQGSTGQGSTGQGFQQQANPGGTGGTGGTAQGGAGFAGGPGGGMGGLLGAPTPSADLVAALKDGASNYTWAAAVVGSNNAAGYQLATELPVMAVGGFNGTDPSPTLAQFQDLVRQGKIHYFISGGTMRSTSGSDAAGQIAQWVSENFTPQSIGGTTVYALAR; this is encoded by the coding sequence ATGGCCAGCCAGCACACCATCGCTGTAAACACCGCAGTCCGCCCGGGAGGGAATCCGCTGGCGCGCCGGGCGGGGTTCGCCCTCCCTGACCGCGCGGCCTTCCGGCGGCGGCTGGAACTTGCAGCTGTGCTGGCTGGTACGGCCGTACTGTACGTGTGGAACCTCGGGGCGTCCGGCTGGGCCAACGCGTTCTATTCCGCCGCTGCCCAGGCCGGATCGCGGGACTGGGCAGCGTGGTTCTTTGGTTCCTCCGACGCCGCGAATGCCATCACGGTGGACAAGCCGCCGGCCGCCCTGTGGATCATGGGGCTGTCAGTCCGCATTTTTGGCCTGAGCTCCTGGAGCATCCTGGTTCCCCAGGCGCTGATGGGGGTTGGCACTGCCTGGCTGCTGTATCTCGCGGTGCGGCGGGCCGCAGCGCCGGCTGCCGGTGAGGTTCGGCTCGCGCACCGGGCAGGCCTGCTGGCGGCGGCGGTCCTTGCCCTCACCCCGGTGGCCACGCTGATGTTCCGGTTCAACAACCCGGACGCCCTGTTGGTGCTGCTCATGACTGCCGCCGCGTACGGGGTCCTGCGCGCAGTCCAGGAGGACCGGCTGCGCTGGCTCCTGCTGGCCGGGGTGTTCCTTGGCTTTGGTTTCCTGGCCAAACAGCTGCAGGTCCTCCTGGTGGTTCCGGGATTTGCCGTGGCCTACGCGGTGGCGGGCCCCTCCGGGATGTGGCGGCGGCTGCTCCGGCTGGTTGCCGCGGCGGCAGCCATGCTGGTTTCCGCCGGATGGTGGCTGCTGGCTGTGGAGCTGACTCCGGCGGACAGGCGGCCCTACATTGGCGGGTCGCAAAACAACTCCATCCTGGAACTAACCCTGGGTTACAACGGGCTGGGCCGGTTGACGGGCGACGAAACGGGCAGCGTGGGCGGCGGTAACGGCTGGGGTGTTCCGGGCCTGTTCCGGATGTTCAACAGCGAGTTTGGCGGGCAGGTTGCGTGGCTCCTGCCGTCCGCACTCATCCTTGCGGCGGGGCTGCTATGGGTGGGACGACGGGCCCCGCGGACAGATGCCGTCCGCGCTTCCGTCATCATCTGGGGCTCGTGGGTCCTGGTGACGGGCCTGGTGTTCAGCTTCATGGCCGGCATCATCCATCCCTACTACGCGGTGGCACTGGCGCCGGGCATCGCCGGACTGGCTGGCCTGGGCGGCGTTCTGCTGTGGCAGCACCGCCGGGAAGCAGCTGCGTGCATCTTCCTGGCTGCTGCGGTGGCCATGGCAGCCGTGATGGCCTTCTACCTGCTGGGAACCACGTCCGCCTACGGCCCATGGGTGCGCTGGCTGGTGCTCACCGGAGGTTTGGCGGCCGCAGCAGGTATCGGGCTCAACAGGTTCCTGGGCTTGCGTTCCGTGCAGCGGACGACGGCGGCCCTCGCCGTTGTTGCGTCGCTCGCCGGCCCCCTGGCCTACTCCTTCACCACCGCGGCGACGGCGCACAGCGGGGCAATCGTCAGCGCAGGGCCAGCCTCCGGCTTCGGCGCCGGCGGACGCGGGCCGGGAGGCTTCAGTGCAGCCGGCCGAAACACGTCCGGACGGGGCACGGGGCAAGGCTTCCCCGGGCAGGGATTCATGGGACAAGGCTCTGCAGGACAAGGTTCTACAGGACAGGGCTCTACAGGACAGGGCTTCCAGCAGCAGGCCAACCCCGGTGGGACTGGGGGGACTGGCGGGACAGCCCAAGGCGGAGCCGGATTTGCCGGCGGCCCCGGGGGCGGCATGGGCGGACTTCTCGGCGCACCCACCCCGTCGGCGGATCTTGTGGCCGCGCTCAAGGACGGCGCATCCAATTACACGTGGGCAGCAGCGGTAGTGGGCTCCAACAATGCCGCCGGGTACCAACTGGCAACGGAACTGCCGGTAATGGCGGTGGGCGGCTTCAACGGCACCGACCCCTCCCCCACCCTGGCGCAGTTCCAGGACCTCGTGAGGCAGGGAAAGATCCACTACTTCATCAGCGGCGGAACCATGCGGTCCACCTCCGGTTCGGATGCCGCCGGGCAGATCGCGCAGTGGGTGTCGGAGAACTTCACTCCGCAGAGCATCGGCGGCACTACTGTCTACGCCCTCGCCAGGTAA